A genomic stretch from Buchnera aphidicola BCc includes:
- a CDS encoding 2-oxoglutarate dehydrogenase E1 component encodes MKNKKKILLSKNGWLYSNNQLYLENIYKKFLLNSKKIDKSWIYIFNKIFKKKNNNLNQINSVNIKINNDFIEKKKNNNQKFLKQKFLIFINSYRKYGHFISQLNPLKLRKKKNSIPELLYSYHNIKKEELNLLIKSDFLFFKKNINSFQDIYLFFKKKYCGYIGFEYMHISNTKEKLWLQKNIESKKFEKLFSKRKKKNILKNLIKSTVYENFINKKFPGTKRFSLEGCDSLLPMIKEIINFCLNKKITKIFLGMAHRGRLNVMHNILKHNTLNMFLNIQDKLCHSHRTGDVKYHIGLKKKIFVNNQEVEINLLNNPSHLEIITPVVIGCCKFFIENKKTIISPLPVIIHGDAAFTGQGVIQETLNMSQVPAYNVFGSIHIVINNKIAFTTSKKKYLRTSKYCTDIAKMIDSPVFHVNADKPESVISVINIALKFRYKFKKDVFIDLVGYRRLGHNEVDDPKITQPIMYSLIKKHKPICILYSKKINKSKKNAKNQYKKFYKYYFKKLNILLKNKNLYSNNSNLFHNKNIKNKNLLKRKIIYKKFKKKIYQLFNVPKNFVLHYQVKKIFLNRIKMIKNKIMLDWGLAENLAYAVLMYKGITCRLTGEDVRRGTFSHRHASVICQKTNKTIIPFKNVDKFIGSFHIWDSVLSEESVLAFEYGYSIVSSNLLNIWEAQFGDFSNGAQIVIDQFITSGLQKWGVSSSLVIMLPHGYEGQGPEHSSGRLERYLQLCAQKNIQICIPTTASQIYHLLLKQGQKFLKTPLIIFTPKSLLRHPLTFISIKKLFIEKFHKILLFKKKNISLDLISRVIFCNGKIYYELLDFYEKNNIINSIIIRIEQLYPFPFYKINKILNKYINIKYFIWSQEEPENQGSWKHIYFYFKKYIFNNNEKKKLQYVGRSKLASTAEGNFENHQKKQKKIIKLSFTYKSFYKK; translated from the coding sequence ATGAAAAATAAAAAAAAAATTCTTTTATCAAAAAATGGATGGTTATATTCAAATAATCAATTATATTTAGAAAATATTTATAAAAAATTCTTGTTAAATTCTAAAAAAATAGATAAATCTTGGATATATATTTTTAACAAAATATTTAAAAAAAAAAATAATAATTTAAATCAAATAAACTCTGTAAATATAAAAATAAATAATGATTTTATAGAGAAAAAAAAAAATAACAATCAAAAATTTTTAAAACAAAAATTTTTAATTTTTATTAATTCATATAGAAAATATGGACATTTTATATCACAATTAAATCCACTAAAATTAAGAAAAAAAAAAAATAGTATTCCAGAATTATTATATTCTTATCATAATATTAAAAAAGAAGAATTAAATTTATTGATAAAATCTGATTTTTTATTTTTTAAGAAGAATATTAATTCTTTTCAAGATATATATTTATTTTTTAAAAAAAAATATTGTGGTTATATTGGTTTTGAATATATGCATATAAGTAATACAAAAGAAAAATTATGGTTACAAAAAAATATTGAATCTAAAAAATTTGAAAAATTATTTTCTAAAAGAAAAAAAAAAAATATATTAAAGAATTTAATTAAATCTACTGTTTATGAAAATTTTATTAATAAAAAATTTCCAGGAACTAAACGTTTTTCACTAGAAGGATGTGATTCTTTACTTCCTATGATAAAAGAAATTATTAATTTTTGTTTAAATAAAAAAATTACTAAAATATTTTTAGGAATGGCTCATAGAGGAAGACTTAATGTAATGCATAATATATTAAAACATAATACATTAAATATGTTTTTAAATATTCAAGATAAATTATGTCATTCACATAGAACCGGGGATGTAAAATACCATATAGGATTAAAAAAAAAAATTTTTGTAAATAATCAAGAAGTTGAAATTAATTTGTTAAATAATCCTTCTCATTTAGAAATTATTACTCCAGTTGTAATTGGTTGTTGTAAATTTTTTATAGAAAATAAAAAAACAATAATTTCACCATTACCTGTCATTATACATGGTGATGCTGCTTTTACTGGACAAGGAGTTATACAAGAAACTCTAAATATGTCACAAGTACCTGCATATAATGTTTTTGGTAGTATACATATTGTTATAAATAATAAAATTGCTTTTACTACTTCTAAAAAAAAATATTTACGTACTAGTAAATATTGTACTGATATTGCTAAAATGATTGATTCTCCTGTTTTTCATGTTAATGCTGATAAACCTGAATCAGTAATTTCCGTAATTAATATTGCATTAAAATTTAGATATAAATTTAAAAAAGATGTTTTTATAGATTTAGTTGGTTATAGAAGATTAGGTCATAATGAAGTAGATGATCCTAAAATTACACAACCTATAATGTATTCTTTAATAAAAAAACATAAGCCAATATGTATACTATATTCTAAAAAAATTAATAAATCAAAAAAAAATGCAAAAAATCAATATAAAAAATTTTATAAATATTATTTTAAAAAACTTAATATACTCTTAAAAAATAAAAATTTATACTCAAATAATTCAAATTTATTTCATAACAAAAATATTAAAAACAAAAATTTATTGAAAAGAAAAATTATTTATAAAAAATTTAAAAAAAAAATATATCAATTATTTAATGTACCAAAAAATTTTGTTTTACATTATCAAGTTAAAAAAATTTTTTTAAATCGTATTAAAATGATAAAAAATAAAATTATGTTAGATTGGGGATTAGCTGAAAATTTAGCATATGCCGTTTTAATGTACAAAGGTATTACATGTCGATTAACAGGGGAAGATGTGAGAAGAGGAACATTTTCACATAGACATGCAAGTGTAATTTGTCAAAAAACCAATAAAACAATTATACCATTTAAAAATGTTGATAAATTTATTGGATCATTTCATATTTGGGATTCTGTATTATCTGAAGAATCTGTTTTAGCATTTGAATATGGTTATTCAATTGTATCAAGTAATTTACTAAATATTTGGGAGGCTCAATTTGGTGATTTTTCTAACGGAGCACAAATTGTTATTGATCAATTTATTACTTCTGGTTTACAAAAATGGGGTGTTTCTTCATCACTAGTTATAATGCTTCCTCATGGTTATGAAGGTCAAGGACCTGAACATTCTTCAGGACGATTAGAAAGATATTTACAATTATGTGCACAGAAAAATATTCAAATTTGTATTCCTACAACAGCATCACAAATATATCATTTATTATTAAAACAAGGTCAAAAATTTTTAAAAACACCATTAATAATATTTACTCCAAAATCATTATTACGACATCCTTTAACATTCATTTCAATTAAAAAATTATTTATTGAAAAATTTCATAAAATATTATTATTTAAAAAAAAAAATATTTCATTAGATTTAATTAGTCGTGTTATTTTTTGTAATGGTAAAATTTATTATGAATTATTAGATTTTTATGAAAAAAATAATATCATTAATTCAATAATTATACGTATTGAACAATTATATCCTTTTCCTTTTTATAAAATTAATAAAATTTTAAATAAATATATTAATATTAAATATTTTATATGGTCTCAAGAGGAGCCAGAGAATCAAGGTAGTTGGAAACATATTTATTTCTATTTTAAAAAATATATTTTTAACAATAATGAAAAAAAAAAATTACAATATGTTGGTCGATCAAAATTAGCTTCTACAGCTGAAGGAAACTTTGAAAATCATCAAAAAAAACAAAAAAAAATTATTAAATTATCTTTTACATATAAATCATTTTATAAAAAGTAA
- the sucB gene encoding dihydrolipoyllysine-residue succinyltransferase, whose product MEKKTKILAPNLPESVNHAIMLKWNKKIGDYVKEDEIIAEIETDKIILEISSPKNGILISQNILVGEKIKSQSVIGFINNKNIKKEKKIKNNKKTKKKNVHSENSLFLFTPKMRRLILNYNIDISKIKGIDVHGKININNFIIKNKKNSKKKKKDKLINIHKKNNKRIFRKIAMSPLRKTISKRLLYTVKNTAMLTTFNEVNMQPIISIRNKYKDIFENKYKSKLGFMSFYVKSVTQALKKFPEINASIEKKNIIYHDYYDINIAISTPRGLITPILKNTDNLSIYEIEKKIKSFVLLGEQGKLKFEDLEAGTFTITNGGVFGSLMSTPIINPPQVAILGMHHIKKRPIVVNKKIKILPMMYLALSYDHQLIDGKQAIQFLNYIKDILEDISRFILEI is encoded by the coding sequence ATGGAAAAAAAAACTAAAATATTAGCTCCCAATTTACCTGAATCAGTAAATCATGCAATTATGTTAAAATGGAATAAAAAAATAGGAGATTATGTAAAAGAAGATGAAATAATTGCTGAAATTGAAACTGATAAAATTATACTTGAAATTTCATCTCCTAAAAATGGTATATTAATTTCACAGAATATATTAGTTGGAGAAAAAATAAAATCTCAATCTGTTATAGGTTTTATTAATAATAAAAATATTAAAAAAGAAAAAAAAATTAAAAATAATAAAAAAACAAAAAAAAAAAATGTTCATAGTGAAAATTCATTATTTTTGTTTACACCAAAAATGCGTAGGTTAATACTAAATTATAATATAGATATATCAAAAATAAAAGGAATTGATGTACATGGAAAAATTAATATAAATAATTTTATTATTAAAAATAAAAAAAATAGCAAAAAGAAAAAAAAAGATAAACTAATTAATATACATAAAAAAAATAATAAACGAATTTTTCGAAAAATTGCTATGAGTCCGTTACGAAAAACGATTTCAAAAAGATTATTATATACAGTAAAAAATACAGCTATGTTAACAACATTTAATGAAGTTAATATGCAGCCAATTATATCAATTAGAAACAAATATAAAGATATTTTTGAAAATAAATATAAATCAAAATTGGGATTTATGTCGTTTTATGTAAAATCTGTTACACAAGCATTAAAAAAATTTCCAGAAATAAATGCTTCAATTGAAAAAAAAAATATTATATATCATGATTATTATGATATTAATATTGCTATATCTACTCCAAGAGGATTAATAACTCCAATTTTAAAAAATACAGATAATTTATCTATATATGAAATTGAAAAAAAAATTAAATCTTTTGTTTTATTAGGTGAACAAGGAAAATTAAAATTTGAAGATTTAGAAGCTGGAACTTTTACTATTACAAATGGAGGAGTTTTTGGATCTTTAATGTCTACTCCTATTATTAATCCTCCTCAAGTAGCTATTTTAGGTATGCATCATATTAAAAAAAGACCTATTGTAGTTAATAAAAAAATAAAAATTTTACCTATGATGTATCTTGCATTGTCATATGATCACCAATTAATTGATGGAAAACAAGCAATACAATTTTTGAATTATATTAAAGATATTTTAGAAGATATTTCACGTTTTATACTTGAAATATAA
- the gpmA gene encoding 2,3-diphosphoglycerate-dependent phosphoglycerate mutase, producing MKKKKIILMRHGESKWNKLNKFTGWQDIGLTKNGKKEAKLAAKLIKKNNFIFDIAYTSILKRAIYTLWIILKKTNQIWIPVYKSWKLNERNYGALEGLNKEKIKKKYGDEQVQLWRRSFTVCPPNLNISNKYHPIYDIKYKKLKKHELPTSESLEMTFNRVIPFWEFKILPQLEKNKNILIVAHGNSLRALIKYLGNISDSDIIDLDISTGKPLVYEFSNTNKPLKYYYL from the coding sequence ATGAAAAAAAAAAAAATAATATTAATGAGACATGGTGAAAGTAAATGGAATAAGTTAAATAAATTTACTGGATGGCAAGATATAGGTTTAACTAAAAATGGAAAAAAAGAAGCAAAACTTGCTGCAAAATTAATAAAAAAAAATAATTTTATATTTGATATTGCATATACATCAATTTTAAAAAGAGCTATATATACTTTATGGATAATACTTAAAAAAACAAATCAAATATGGATACCAGTATATAAATCATGGAAATTAAACGAACGAAATTATGGAGCATTAGAAGGATTAAATAAAGAAAAAATAAAAAAAAAATATGGAGATGAACAAGTACAATTATGGAGGAGAAGTTTTACAGTATGTCCACCAAATTTAAATATATCTAATAAATATCATCCTATTTATGACATAAAATATAAAAAATTAAAAAAACATGAACTTCCTACATCTGAAAGTTTAGAAATGACATTTAATAGAGTTATTCCATTCTGGGAATTTAAAATTTTACCTCAATTAGAGAAAAATAAAAATATTCTTATTGTTGCTCACGGAAATTCCTTGCGAGCTTTAATAAAATATTTGGGAAACATAAGTGATTCCGATATAATTGATTTAGATATTTCTACTGGAAAACCGCTTGTATATGAATTTTCTAATACAAATAAACCATTAAAATATTATTATTTATAA
- the pfkA gene encoding 6-phosphofructokinase, whose translation MIKKIGILTSGGDSPGMNAIIRSVVCTALNHNIEVKGIYNGFLGLYNNDMKLLKYSHVANLLNQGGTILGSSRFLEFKLEKTRKIAIKNIYKRKIDCLIIIGGDGSYKAANFLTNMGVPCIGIPGTIDNDVSGTDYTVGYFTALETVVDAIDKLRDTSASHHRISIIEIMGRYCGDLTLSAAIAGGCEFIVIPEIIYQKELLLLEIQKSIKKGNKHSIVAITEHICDVNKLAKYIQKKTFKETRATILGHIQRGGKPVAYDRILASRMGIYAIQLLLKGYKGQCIGVINNKIVHHNINYALKNMKKIFKKDLLNSIKKIY comes from the coding sequence ATGATTAAAAAAATAGGAATTTTAACTAGTGGTGGTGATTCTCCAGGAATGAATGCTATTATTCGATCTGTTGTATGTACTGCTTTAAATCATAATATAGAAGTTAAAGGTATATATAACGGATTTTTAGGATTATATAATAATGATATGAAATTATTAAAATATAGTCATGTTGCTAATTTATTAAATCAAGGTGGAACAATTTTAGGATCTTCTCGATTTTTAGAATTTAAATTAGAAAAAACAAGAAAAATAGCTATAAAAAACATTTATAAAAGAAAAATTGATTGTTTAATCATTATTGGAGGAGATGGATCTTATAAAGCAGCAAATTTTTTAACAAATATGGGTGTTCCATGTATTGGTATTCCCGGAACTATAGATAATGATGTTTCTGGAACTGATTATACTGTTGGATATTTTACTGCTTTAGAAACAGTAGTAGATGCTATTGATAAATTAAGAGATACTTCTGCATCACATCATAGAATTTCAATAATAGAAATTATGGGTCGTTATTGTGGAGATTTAACATTATCAGCTGCTATTGCCGGTGGTTGTGAATTTATAGTTATTCCAGAAATAATTTATCAAAAAGAATTATTATTACTAGAAATACAAAAAAGTATTAAAAAAGGTAATAAACATTCTATTGTAGCTATTACTGAACATATATGTGATGTAAATAAATTAGCAAAATATATTCAAAAAAAAACTTTTAAAGAAACAAGAGCAACCATATTAGGTCATATTCAAAGAGGAGGGAAACCTGTTGCATATGATAGAATTTTAGCATCTCGTATGGGTATTTATGCAATTCAATTACTTCTAAAAGGATATAAAGGACAATGTATAGGAGTAATTAATAATAAAATAGTTCATCATAATATCAATTATGCTTTAAAAAATATGAAAAAAATATTTAAAAAAGATTTATTAAATTCTATAAAAAAAATATACTAA
- the tpiA gene encoding triose-phosphate isomerase: MIKPIIVGNWKLNGSKKLIESFLKQLNQFLIKYYKICTVVIAPPVLYSHLIQNMFSSDKKNFFLGAQNIDIHFSGPFTGEISPIMLKDIGIKYVIIGHSERRLNHKETNEIIAKKFCMLKEENLVPILCIGETKKEKIDKKTKDICKKQIDIIFNMYGSNAFDNSIIAYEPIWSIGSGNSAAPKEVQCIAHFIRNYVKSKSNHNIENFFIQYGGSVTKNNAKELIYQKDIDGFLVGGASLQLEEFSKIIEITNI; the protein is encoded by the coding sequence ATGATAAAACCAATAATTGTAGGGAATTGGAAATTAAATGGAAGTAAAAAATTAATTGAAAGTTTTTTAAAACAATTAAATCAATTTTTAATTAAATATTACAAAATATGTACTGTTGTTATTGCGCCGCCTGTTTTATATTCTCATTTAATTCAAAATATGTTTTCTTCTGATAAAAAAAATTTTTTTTTAGGCGCCCAAAATATTGATATTCATTTTTCTGGACCATTTACCGGAGAAATTTCTCCTATTATGTTAAAAGATATTGGAATAAAATATGTTATTATTGGTCATTCAGAAAGACGATTAAATCATAAAGAAACAAATGAAATAATTGCAAAAAAATTTTGTATGTTAAAAGAAGAAAATTTAGTTCCTATATTATGTATTGGAGAAACAAAAAAAGAAAAAATTGATAAAAAAACTAAAGATATATGTAAAAAACAAATTGATATTATATTTAATATGTATGGTTCTAATGCATTTGATAATTCTATTATCGCATATGAACCTATTTGGTCGATTGGTTCAGGTAATTCAGCAGCACCAAAAGAAGTTCAATGTATTGCACATTTTATACGTAATTATGTAAAAAGTAAATCAAATCATAATATTGAAAATTTTTTTATTCAATATGGAGGATCTGTTACAAAAAATAATGCAAAAGAACTAATTTATCAAAAAGACATTGATGGTTTTTTAGTAGGTGGAGCATCTTTACAATTAGAAGAATTTTCTAAAATTATAGAAATAACAAATATTTAA
- the ihfB gene encoding integration host factor subunit beta, which translates to MIKSELFERITEKKTYIPAKIIEYVVKNILEYMSLSLEKGNRIEIRGFGSFSLHYRFARIGRNPKTGEKVYLKEKYVPHFKPGKQLRDRINNIYKKI; encoded by the coding sequence ATGATAAAATCAGAATTATTTGAACGAATTACTGAAAAAAAAACTTATATTCCAGCAAAAATTATTGAATATGTAGTAAAAAATATTTTAGAATATATGTCATTATCGTTAGAAAAAGGTAATAGAATAGAAATTAGAGGTTTTGGAAGTTTTTCTTTGCATTATAGATTTGCTAGAATAGGAAGAAATCCAAAAACAGGTGAAAAAGTTTATTTAAAAGAAAAATATGTTCCACATTTTAAACCAGGAAAACAATTAAGGGATCGAATAAATAATATATATAAAAAAATTTAG
- the rpsA gene encoding 30S ribosomal protein S1: MITSFEELFKESLKKVETRPGSIIKGKIISINNDIVLVDAGLKSESSIPLEQFKNSQGEVEIKIGDIVDVSLDAIEDGFGETILSREKAKRHESWIKLETAHKKLTNITGIINGKVKGGFTVELNDIRAFLPGSLVDIRPIRETQHLEGKKLKFKVIKLDQKRNNVVVSRKAVIELENNAERKRLLKNLQEDTIVEGTVKNLTDYGAFIDLGGVDGLLHITDMAWKRVKHPSEIVNISDKIKVKILKFDEEKIRVSLGLKQLGTDPWINLSKRYPEGNKYLGRVTNLTDYGCFVEIEEGIEGLVHVSEMDWTNKNIQPTKVVSSGDQIYVSILNIDEERRRISLGIKQCKINPWKEFSEKNVKGTKVFGKIKSITDFGIFIGLEGGIDGLVHLSDLSWFKKGEKAVKKYKKGQDIEAMVLQVDSERERISLGIKQLQEDPFHQYILKNQKNTIILGKIQSIEEKSISINIQKGIFGCLKITDICSNYKKEFMSKILVKKEILIQISGFDKKNRIVYLCVTDEIYLKNIKKKLLVENIENINNIDTIMTKAFEEAKN; encoded by the coding sequence ATGATAACATCGTTTGAAGAATTATTTAAAGAATCATTAAAAAAAGTAGAAACACGTCCAGGATCTATTATTAAAGGGAAAATTATATCTATAAATAATGATATAGTATTAGTAGATGCTGGATTAAAATCAGAATCTTCAATTCCATTAGAACAATTTAAAAATTCTCAAGGAGAAGTAGAAATAAAAATTGGTGATATTGTAGACGTTTCATTAGATGCAATTGAAGATGGTTTTGGTGAAACAATTTTATCACGTGAAAAAGCAAAAAGACATGAATCATGGATAAAATTAGAAACTGCTCATAAAAAATTAACAAATATAACTGGTATTATAAATGGTAAGGTAAAAGGTGGTTTTACTGTAGAATTAAATGACATAAGAGCTTTTTTACCCGGTTCTCTAGTGGACATCCGTCCTATTAGAGAAACCCAGCATTTAGAAGGTAAAAAACTAAAATTTAAAGTTATAAAATTAGACCAAAAAAGAAACAATGTTGTTGTTTCACGTAAAGCAGTTATTGAATTAGAAAATAATGCTGAAAGAAAAAGATTATTAAAAAATTTACAAGAAGATACTATCGTTGAAGGAACAGTAAAAAATTTAACAGATTATGGTGCTTTTATTGATTTAGGAGGCGTAGATGGATTATTACATATCACTGATATGGCTTGGAAGCGAGTAAAACATCCTAGTGAAATAGTAAATATTAGTGATAAAATTAAAGTTAAAATATTAAAATTTGATGAAGAAAAAATTCGTGTATCTTTAGGTTTAAAACAGTTAGGAACAGATCCATGGATAAATCTTTCAAAACGTTATCCAGAAGGAAATAAGTATTTAGGTCGTGTAACAAATTTAACAGACTATGGTTGTTTTGTAGAAATAGAAGAAGGAATAGAAGGATTAGTACATGTTTCTGAAATGGATTGGACTAATAAAAATATTCAACCAACTAAAGTTGTTTCTTCAGGAGATCAAATATATGTTTCAATTTTAAATATTGATGAAGAAAGAAGACGTATTTCTTTAGGAATTAAACAATGTAAAATAAATCCTTGGAAAGAATTTTCAGAAAAAAATGTTAAAGGAACTAAAGTTTTTGGAAAAATTAAATCAATTACAGATTTTGGAATATTTATAGGATTAGAAGGTGGAATTGATGGTTTAGTACATTTGTCTGATTTATCATGGTTTAAAAAAGGAGAAAAAGCTGTAAAAAAATATAAAAAAGGTCAAGATATAGAAGCTATGGTATTACAAGTAGATTCAGAAAGAGAACGAATATCATTAGGAATTAAACAACTTCAAGAAGATCCTTTTCATCAATATATTTTAAAAAATCAAAAAAATACTATTATTTTAGGAAAAATTCAATCAATTGAAGAAAAATCAATATCTATAAATATTCAAAAAGGAATTTTTGGATGTTTAAAAATTACCGATATTTGTTCTAATTACAAAAAAGAATTTATGTCAAAAATACTAGTTAAAAAAGAAATATTAATACAAATTTCAGGATTTGATAAAAAAAATAGAATTGTTTATTTATGTGTAACAGATGAAATATATTTAAAAAACATAAAAAAAAAATTATTAGTTGAAAATATAGAAAATATCAATAATATTGATACAATTATGACGAAAGCTTTTGAAGAAGCTAAAAATTAA
- the aroA gene encoding 3-phosphoshikimate 1-carboxyvinyltransferase — translation MQDSLTLKPVDYIQGKINIPGSKSISNRVLLLSALSNGKTILKNLLYSDDIKYMLKALLKLGIFYKLDKKKSKCTIYGISDAFSVKNKIKLFLGNAGTAMRPLLAILSLKKNKIILTGEKRMKERPIHHLVDSLRQGGANITYKNKKKFPPLYIKGGFKGGKIFIDGSISSQFLSSLLMAAPLAELDTEIIVKNQLVSKPYINLTINLMEKFGISVSILNDYKHFYIKGNQKYISPKKYYIESDLSSATYFLAAAAIKGGSIQINGIQKKSIQGDINFIKILKQMGVSIQWKKNSVICKKNKLLGITVDCNHIPDAAMTIAILGVFSKKKVYIKNIYNWRVKETDRIYAMSTELKKIGARVITGKDYIKVYPVKNFIHAKINTYNDHRIAMCFSLISLSGTSVTLLNPKCVNKTFPSFFKNFYSICHYSNINKNI, via the coding sequence ATGCAAGATAGTTTAACTTTAAAACCAGTAGATTATATTCAAGGAAAAATTAATATTCCAGGTTCAAAAAGTATTTCTAATCGTGTTCTTTTATTATCAGCTTTATCTAATGGAAAAACAATTTTAAAAAATTTGTTATATAGTGATGATATTAAATATATGTTAAAAGCTTTATTAAAATTAGGTATTTTTTATAAATTAGACAAAAAAAAATCTAAGTGTACTATTTATGGAATATCTGATGCATTTTCTGTAAAAAATAAAATTAAATTATTTTTAGGTAATGCTGGTACCGCTATGCGTCCACTATTAGCAATTTTATCATTAAAAAAAAATAAAATTATACTTACTGGTGAAAAAAGAATGAAAGAAAGACCTATTCATCATTTAGTAGACTCTTTACGTCAGGGTGGAGCAAATATAACTTATAAAAATAAAAAAAAATTTCCTCCATTATATATTAAAGGTGGTTTTAAAGGTGGAAAAATTTTTATAGATGGATCTATTTCTAGTCAATTTTTAAGTTCTTTATTAATGGCCGCTCCTTTAGCAGAATTAGATACTGAAATTATAGTAAAAAATCAATTAGTATCTAAACCTTATATTAATTTAACAATAAATTTAATGGAAAAATTTGGTATATCAGTAAGTATTTTAAATGATTATAAACATTTCTATATAAAAGGAAACCAGAAATATATTTCTCCTAAAAAATATTATATTGAAAGTGATCTTTCTTCTGCTACTTATTTTTTAGCTGCGGCTGCAATAAAAGGTGGATCAATTCAAATAAATGGAATACAAAAAAAAAGTATTCAAGGAGACATAAATTTTATTAAAATTTTAAAACAAATGGGTGTATCAATTCAATGGAAAAAAAATTCAGTTATTTGTAAAAAAAATAAGTTATTAGGTATTACAGTAGATTGCAATCATATACCTGATGCAGCTATGACTATAGCTATTCTTGGAGTATTTTCTAAAAAAAAAGTATATATTAAAAATATATATAATTGGAGAGTTAAAGAAACTGATCGAATATATGCTATGAGTACAGAATTAAAAAAAATCGGAGCTCGAGTAATTACAGGTAAAGATTATATAAAAGTCTATCCAGTAAAAAATTTTATACATGCTAAAATAAATACTTATAATGATCATAGAATAGCTATGTGTTTTTCTTTAATTTCACTGTCTGGAACTTCTGTAACTTTACTAAATCCAAAATGTGTTAATAAAACATTTCCATCATTTTTTAAAAACTTTTATTCTATTTGTCATTATTCTAATATAAATAAAAATATATAA